The Acidaminococcus fermentans DSM 20731 sequence CGGGCGCTTTCCCGAACCCTTGCCGGCTACGAAGCCCTGGCCCGGTGGCAGGACCCGGTCCGCGGGCTGATTTCCCCGGCCGCGTTCATCCCGGCCCTGGAAGAAATCCATGCCATCCACAAACTGGATCTGTATATGGTGGACCAGATCTGCTCCCTGTACGGACCCCGGAACGATCTGGGGTTTCCCACCGTCCCCATTTCCTTCAACCTGTCCCGGCTGGATTTCTTCGATTGTGACATCCATGCCGAAATCAGCCGCCGGGTGGACCGGGCCGGTGTCCCCCATGGGAACCTGGCCATCGAGATCACCGAAAGCGTCTTTGTCCAGGATATGAGCGTCATCGCCCCCATCCTGGACCAGTTCCGCCAGGACGGCTACAGCCTGTGGATGGACGATTTCGGCAGCGGCTACTCCTCCCTGAACGTGCTGAAGGATTATGCCTTCGACACCATCAAACTGGACATGGGATTTCTCCGCCGATTCTCGGACCGGGCCCGGGTCATTGTGGAATCCGTGATCCGCATGGCCAAGGACCTCAACATCCAGACCCTGGCTGAAGGAGTGGAAACCGAAGCCCAGGCGGAATTTCTCCGCAACATCGGCTGCAGCCTGCTCCAGGGCTTTCTGTTCAGCAAACCTTTTGAAATGACCCGGGAAAAAGTGGTGCAGAAAGACCTGGGACTGATCCACGAAACTCCGGAAGTCCGGAAGTACTTTGACCGGGCTGCCCAGGTGGACCTTTTGACTGATACACCCCTGGCCCTGGTGGAATTCCGGCAGAACACGGCGAAAGAACACAATTTCCGGTTCCTGTTCGCCAATGACGGCTACCGGAAATCCCTGGCCTCCATGGGACTGACCACGGTGCAAAAGACAGAAAATGCCCTGAACAGTACGGAAACCGGTCTGTGGGAAAAACTTTCTTCCTGCATCATCCAGAGCATCCGGAACGGCGGCCGCCGGGAAACCACCACCTTCCAGGAAGGGAATCAGTTCATGTGGCTCCAGGTGGAAGTGATCGCCCGGCACGAGAACTGCTGGCTGCTGAAATGCTGTTTCCAGAACATCACCACCTCCATGGACATGCTCCAGGAAGCCAAGCTGAAAGGGCTCCGGGACAAAATCTACCAGCTGTACAACACCGTGACCCTGCTGGACCGGGACAGAGAAACCGCCCAGCTTCTGACCTTCTGGTGCCGGGACGCCAAGTTCCAGCCTGGACGGATCTACAATGCCTTTGAAACCTGGCACGCCTATACGGAGGGATACATCCACCCGGACGACCGGCAGCGGTTCATGGAATTCAGCAGCTACCGGAATCTGGAAAGCCGGGCAGATCCGGCAAACCACACGGCCGCTGACTATTTCCGCTCCCGGATGCCCAACGGAAAATACATGTGGAATTTCCATGCCATGATCATCCTGCCGCCCCAGTACGGCCACAAATATCTCCATGTGGCCCGGATCTGCCGGT is a genomic window containing:
- a CDS encoding EAL domain-containing protein, which produces MPVTMPPAPGPSEDRTAVPALRQYIQTHIDEALEKGWIRLYYQPVVRALSRTLAGYEALARWQDPVRGLISPAAFIPALEEIHAIHKLDLYMVDQICSLYGPRNDLGFPTVPISFNLSRLDFFDCDIHAEISRRVDRAGVPHGNLAIEITESVFVQDMSVIAPILDQFRQDGYSLWMDDFGSGYSSLNVLKDYAFDTIKLDMGFLRRFSDRARVIVESVIRMAKDLNIQTLAEGVETEAQAEFLRNIGCSLLQGFLFSKPFEMTREKVVQKDLGLIHETPEVRKYFDRAAQVDLLTDTPLALVEFRQNTAKEHNFRFLFANDGYRKSLASMGLTTVQKTENALNSTETGLWEKLSSCIIQSIRNGGRRETTTFQEGNQFMWLQVEVIARHENCWLLKCCFQNITTSMDMLQEAKLKGLRDKIYQLYNTVTLLDRDRETAQLLTFWCRDAKFQPGRIYNAFETWHAYTEGYIHPDDRQRFMEFSSYRNLESRADPANHTAADYFRSRMPNGKYMWNFHAMIILPPQYGHKYLHVARICRYADPLIARQLIQAYEEYFGK